A single region of the candidate division KSB1 bacterium genome encodes:
- the acpP gene encoding acyl carrier protein — MDNLESKVKKIIADRLQVEAESVTPTASFVEDLGADSLDLVELVMAFEEEFDLEIPDQDAEGMKTVGAAIEYLNKKAAEKA, encoded by the coding sequence ATGGACAATCTCGAGTCCAAAGTCAAGAAGATCATCGCGGACCGTTTGCAGGTAGAAGCTGAAAGTGTTACGCCGACCGCCAGCTTTGTCGAAGACCTCGGCGCGGATTCGCTTGACCTCGTCGAACTCGTGATGGCCTTCGAGGAAGAGTTTGACTTGGAGATTCCCGATCAAGACGCCGAAGGCATGAAGACGGTCGGAGCCGCGATCGAATACCTCAACAAGAAGGCGGCGGAGAAGGCTTAG
- the fabF gene encoding beta-ketoacyl-ACP synthase II yields the protein MSLTPRRRVVVTGLGAITPIGNNVAEFWNGLMAGASGAGPITQFDASPFPTRFACEVKHFDPAPVIEPKEARRMDRFTQFALVAAHEAVMDAGLNADGFDRSGVGVIVGSGIGGIIVFEDQTRAFIEKGPRRINPFFVPMMISDIASGHISMTWGFQGPNFSVVSACSTAGHSTHMAYRLIQAGEADVMVTGGAEAAISNMGLGGFCSMKALSTRNDEPHRASRPFDKDRDGFVMGEGAAILVLEEREHALRRGAQIYAELLGAGASGDAHHITAPHPDGAGATRAMAAAIRDAGIEPTAIDYVNAHGTSTDIGDPIESRAIRAVFGGHADKLAVSSTKSMTGHCLGAAGSVEAIASILATRHDRLPPTINLEHQDPACDLYYVPNRPEARRVDVALSNCFGFGGHNSSLIFAKPDYRVA from the coding sequence ATGAGTTTAACTCCACGGCGGCGTGTTGTCGTGACGGGATTGGGTGCCATTACTCCCATCGGCAATAACGTCGCCGAGTTCTGGAACGGCTTGATGGCAGGTGCGAGCGGCGCGGGACCCATCACTCAGTTTGATGCGTCCCCGTTTCCGACTCGGTTTGCTTGCGAAGTAAAGCACTTTGATCCCGCTCCGGTCATCGAGCCGAAGGAGGCTCGCCGGATGGATCGCTTTACGCAGTTTGCCCTCGTGGCCGCGCACGAAGCGGTCATGGATGCCGGCTTGAATGCCGACGGTTTCGACCGCTCGGGAGTCGGCGTGATCGTCGGCAGCGGCATCGGCGGCATTATCGTTTTCGAGGACCAGACTCGCGCGTTTATCGAAAAAGGACCGCGTCGCATCAATCCGTTTTTCGTGCCGATGATGATCTCGGATATTGCCAGCGGACACATTTCAATGACGTGGGGATTTCAGGGCCCCAACTTCTCGGTCGTGTCGGCGTGCTCCACGGCGGGTCATTCCACGCATATGGCCTATCGCCTGATTCAGGCGGGCGAGGCCGACGTGATGGTGACCGGTGGGGCGGAGGCGGCCATCAGCAACATGGGTCTCGGCGGATTCTGTTCGATGAAAGCCCTTTCAACCCGCAACGACGAGCCGCACCGGGCGAGCCGGCCCTTTGACAAGGATCGCGATGGTTTTGTCATGGGCGAAGGCGCCGCAATCCTTGTCCTCGAGGAGCGCGAGCATGCGCTCCGGCGCGGAGCGCAGATCTATGCCGAATTGCTCGGCGCCGGCGCTTCCGGCGACGCGCATCATATTACCGCTCCCCATCCCGACGGCGCGGGCGCGACGCGGGCGATGGCGGCGGCCATCCGCGATGCCGGAATCGAACCGACGGCGATTGATTACGTCAATGCTCACGGGACGTCCACGGACATCGGCGACCCGATTGAATCGCGGGCGATCCGCGCGGTCTTCGGCGGGCATGCCGACAAGTTGGCCGTTTCTTCGACGAAGTCCATGACCGGACACTGCCTCGGTGCGGCCGGCTCCGTGGAGGCCATTGCGTCGATCCTGGCGACTCGTCACGACCGGCTGCCGCCGACGATTAATCTCGAGCATCAGGATCCGGCTTGCGACCTCTACTATGTGCCGAACCGGCCGGAGGCGCGACGCGTTGACGTCGCGCTCTCTAATTGCTTCGGCTTCGGCGGTCACAATTCGTCCCTGATTTTCGCCAAGCCGGATTACCGTGTAGCCTGA
- the rnc gene encoding ribonuclease III has translation MWRRLIERLFASAGTLDRATSAHLAVLERLIGYRFRRRSLLVDALKHRSALHQLNEDRSRSNERLEFLGDAVLDFVVAEYFYHLFPQMVEGELTKLRSVICSGSVLARAAAKLDLGRFVILSANEERTGGRERASILEDAFEGLIGAIYLDGGLPPARRFVEGYLLDNWRDVVKQREFVNYKSLILEHAQAKQWSAPVYALREECGPDHSKVFVVELLINGVVYGRGEGRSKKAAEQEAALASAEKLGLLPGVEPESGRLGR, from the coding sequence ATGTGGCGCCGCCTGATTGAGAGACTTTTTGCCTCGGCCGGCACGCTCGACCGGGCGACGTCGGCGCATCTCGCGGTGCTGGAACGATTGATCGGATATCGTTTCCGCCGTCGTTCGCTGCTGGTGGACGCGCTCAAACATCGGTCGGCTCTGCATCAACTGAACGAGGACCGCTCGCGTTCCAACGAGCGCCTCGAATTTCTCGGCGACGCAGTCCTCGATTTCGTCGTCGCCGAGTATTTCTACCATCTGTTTCCGCAAATGGTCGAGGGCGAGCTGACAAAATTGCGGTCGGTCATTTGCAGCGGCTCCGTGCTCGCGCGAGCCGCCGCCAAACTGGACCTCGGCCGGTTCGTCATCCTTAGCGCCAACGAGGAGCGCACCGGGGGTCGCGAACGCGCGTCGATTCTCGAGGACGCCTTCGAGGGGCTGATCGGCGCGATCTACCTTGACGGCGGCCTTCCACCGGCGCGGCGGTTCGTCGAGGGTTACTTGTTGGACAACTGGCGCGATGTCGTCAAGCAACGGGAGTTCGTCAACTACAAGAGCCTGATTCTCGAACACGCGCAGGCCAAGCAGTGGTCGGCCCCGGTCTATGCGTTGCGCGAGGAATGCGGTCCCGATCACTCCAAAGTGTTCGTGGTCGAACTGCTGATCAACGGGGTCGTCTATGGCCGCGGCGAGGGCCGATCCAAAAAGGCCGCGGAACAGGAAGCCGCCCTCGCCTCCGCGGAGAAATTGGGACTGCTTCCGGGTGTCGAACCGGAATCGGGTCGGCTGGGACGATAG
- a CDS encoding NUDIX domain-containing protein, with amino-acid sequence MDLRLADGRPRPVCPDCGLIVYMNPLPSVAAILYSAGRVLLVRRGIEPGKGLWGLPGGFVERGETTQQALVREVEEETGLICAPVDLIDVQSVIGGFYGDVVVVCYSAHVLAGTTCAGCDAAEVGEFPVDELPPMAFETHRKFLHCFQAGLT; translated from the coding sequence TTGGACCTGCGTCTTGCCGACGGCAGACCACGACCCGTCTGCCCCGACTGCGGACTCATCGTGTATATGAATCCGCTTCCGTCAGTCGCGGCCATTCTGTACTCAGCGGGCCGCGTCTTGCTTGTCAGGCGCGGGATCGAACCCGGTAAGGGCCTGTGGGGTCTGCCCGGCGGCTTCGTCGAGCGTGGCGAGACGACACAGCAAGCGCTCGTGCGCGAGGTGGAGGAGGAGACGGGATTGATCTGCGCGCCGGTGGACCTGATCGACGTCCAATCCGTCATCGGCGGATTCTACGGCGATGTGGTCGTTGTCTGTTACTCAGCGCACGTGCTCGCGGGCACGACGTGCGCCGGCTGCGACGCCGCCGAAGTCGGCGAATTCCCGGTTGACGAGCTGCCTCCCATGGCATTCGAAACCCATCGCAAATTTCTACACTGCTTTCAGGCCGGACTCACGTGA
- a CDS encoding redoxin domain-containing protein, whose amino-acid sequence MDQFANFRRLASPLGAVVVLLILLAGCAIEESERGLTGSVTVSLSDPEGVFISGALIYVDDVAQAQRTPATLTDVAIGARVIRVSRPGYNDVSSTIDVQLNQTVVAALQTTLAPVGAIQLAGAPEGTTLLINNLPYGVAPPEFFSVGIGSYTISAYLEGHATELPSFWSREITIGDTMVLSPRFTPVAAGAHPDSLVPSFALFDDRDSTQMHLAHYRGRVCVVTFFYYYCAPCLAEFPYIQATYAEPDYAGKVEFFGVDSQDPWTLFERYRRDHPTLRLTFPLVFDPGMFTTRDFQVTVHPANFVIDKTGRIRYRFGQITESVLRDAIDGLLAEGN is encoded by the coding sequence ATGGACCAATTCGCGAACTTTCGACGACTCGCCTCTCCCCTTGGCGCCGTGGTCGTGCTCCTGATCCTGCTGGCAGGCTGCGCCATCGAAGAGTCGGAGCGCGGTCTGACCGGTTCCGTCACCGTCAGCCTCTCCGATCCGGAGGGCGTTTTCATCAGCGGCGCCTTGATCTACGTGGATGATGTGGCGCAGGCCCAGCGCACACCGGCGACCCTGACTGACGTTGCTATCGGCGCTCGTGTGATTCGCGTCAGCCGTCCCGGTTACAATGACGTCTCCTCCACGATCGACGTGCAGTTGAATCAGACCGTCGTTGCCGCGCTGCAAACCACGCTCGCGCCCGTCGGCGCCATTCAACTCGCGGGCGCGCCGGAGGGGACTACCTTGTTAATAAACAACCTTCCGTACGGTGTCGCTCCGCCGGAATTCTTCAGCGTTGGCATCGGAAGTTACACGATCTCGGCCTATCTCGAAGGCCACGCGACCGAGTTACCTTCATTCTGGAGTCGCGAGATCACGATCGGTGATACCATGGTCCTCTCGCCCCGGTTCACCCCCGTGGCCGCGGGCGCCCATCCCGACAGCCTCGTTCCTTCGTTTGCGCTCTTCGACGACCGCGACAGCACACAAATGCACCTGGCGCACTATCGCGGGCGCGTGTGCGTCGTAACGTTTTTCTATTACTACTGTGCGCCCTGCCTGGCCGAATTTCCGTATATCCAAGCCACCTACGCGGAACCGGACTATGCGGGGAAGGTTGAGTTCTTCGGGGTGGATTCACAGGACCCCTGGACCCTGTTCGAGCGCTACCGTCGTGATCACCCGACGCTCAGACTGACGTTCCCGCTGGTGTTCGACCCCGGCATGTTTACGACACGTGATTTTCAGGTGACCGTGCACCCCGCCAACTTCGTAATCGACAAGACCGGCAGAATTCGCTATCGATTCGGTCAGATTACGGAATCCGTTTTGCGTGACGCGATTGACGGCTTGCTCGCGGAGGGCAATTGA
- a CDS encoding T9SS type A sorting domain-containing protein → MTKPFMLPLFSVIVLLCGMTVQAQTFSFVQHDTLIYYQNVDTVYEFHASVHNLLPQTHTLLYTLTPVLFADTARNTSICTYVGCYPPHSGSYSVPQEYESAFDDDLVKFTVYNIISDWSQGFPMPVESSLVGDYVFDITVANAAEPSEFTTARVSLIYGDGVVPQVVAPLPGNAALVSNFPNPFNASTEIRFSLAEHAPVQLAVYDLLGREVAKLVDGAQFHAGSYRLNWNATSASGPPLPSGNYLVRLLTPGQSATHRIALIR, encoded by the coding sequence ATGACCAAGCCCTTCATGCTTCCGCTGTTCAGCGTCATCGTGTTGCTCTGCGGCATGACCGTTCAAGCGCAGACGTTTTCGTTTGTGCAGCATGATACGCTGATCTACTACCAGAACGTGGACACGGTGTACGAGTTTCATGCGTCCGTCCACAACCTGTTGCCGCAGACCCATACGTTGCTCTATACTCTGACGCCGGTGCTGTTCGCGGATACCGCGCGCAACACGAGTATTTGTACCTATGTCGGCTGCTACCCGCCGCACAGTGGATCTTACTCCGTGCCTCAGGAATATGAGAGCGCGTTTGACGACGACCTTGTCAAGTTCACGGTCTATAACATCATCAGCGACTGGAGCCAGGGCTTCCCGATGCCCGTTGAGTCGTCCCTCGTTGGCGACTATGTCTTCGACATTACGGTGGCCAACGCCGCCGAGCCGTCCGAATTCACGACGGCACGCGTCTCCCTGATCTACGGCGACGGCGTGGTGCCCCAAGTCGTGGCGCCGCTGCCCGGTAATGCGGCTCTCGTCTCCAATTTCCCCAATCCGTTTAACGCCTCGACCGAAATCCGTTTCTCACTTGCCGAGCACGCACCGGTCCAGCTCGCGGTGTACGACCTGCTGGGACGGGAGGTCGCGAAGCTGGTGGACGGCGCGCAGTTTCACGCCGGTTCGTACCGCTTGAATTGGAACGCGACTTCGGCGTCCGGCCCGCCGCTGCCGAGCGGCAACTACCTCGTTCGCCTGCTCACGCCCGGCCAATCGGCCACGCATCGTATCGCACTGATTCGCTAA
- a CDS encoding TlpA family protein disulfide reductase, with protein sequence MKRMVASGLVTACLLALLSVSAFADSRDWSLQEVKGGTFKLSENLGESPVLLVFWATWCEPCKKEIAEQRPLFDSYISKGVRVVLVSVDTQKTQAKVKPYVDSKKLPWPVALDPNSEVLKRYGGTSVPYTVLLDKHGDAKLKIKSAIKDSKNLTTQIDQLLEAE encoded by the coding sequence ATGAAGAGGATGGTTGCATCCGGTCTTGTCACGGCTTGCCTGCTCGCGCTGCTCTCCGTGTCCGCCTTCGCCGACAGCCGCGACTGGTCGCTCCAGGAAGTGAAAGGGGGCACCTTCAAACTATCCGAGAACCTCGGCGAGTCGCCCGTGCTCCTCGTGTTCTGGGCGACGTGGTGCGAACCCTGCAAAAAGGAGATTGCGGAACAGCGACCGCTATTCGACTCATATATCTCCAAGGGCGTAAGAGTCGTGCTCGTCTCCGTGGACACCCAGAAGACGCAGGCTAAGGTCAAGCCGTACGTGGACTCCAAGAAACTCCCCTGGCCTGTGGCGCTGGATCCCAACTCCGAAGTCTTGAAGCGCTACGGCGGGACATCAGTTCCGTACACGGTGCTGCTCGACAAGCACGGCGATGCCAAATTGAAGATTAAGAGCGCCATCAAAGACTCCAAGAACCTGACCACGCAAATCGACCAACTACTGGAAGCAGAGTAA
- a CDS encoding L-seryl-tRNA(Sec) selenium transferase produces the protein MSEQDPRRRLPAVETLRGHHALTPYRDRIASEFLTLVIREAVEAARGKLDAGSREAVEQALIADITSRLDALLRPSLRYVLNATGVILHTGLGRAPLSDDAAEAAHSAAKCCNLELDLVKGDRGDRQLHVERLLCVLTGAEAALVVNNNAAALYLTLNTLAHRREVIVSRGQLIEIGGSFRLPDIMSRAGVVLREVGTTNRTRAADFSAAITPKTALLLRAYPSNFRIDGFSESVGVAELAALARERSLPVIDDLGGGLLWDWTATGLPYEPNVRESLTSGADLVLVSGDKVLGGPQAGIILGRRDLVTKLKQAPLARVVRADKLAIAALAETLRAYLDPRGPIATLPVWQMLTVDIASLRRRAAAVIVALRPLVEWKVLEVVESKSETGSGTLPAVSIPSIAVRCLPESMTASKFARALRERDMPVVGTLQRDAVWLDLRTIPPSDDVLLLESVRIALKRECFRD, from the coding sequence ATGAGCGAGCAAGATCCGCGTCGCCGGCTGCCGGCCGTCGAGACGCTGCGCGGACATCATGCCCTTACGCCTTATCGCGATCGCATTGCCTCCGAGTTCCTCACGCTGGTGATTCGCGAAGCGGTGGAGGCCGCCCGCGGGAAGCTCGATGCGGGTTCCCGCGAAGCGGTGGAACAGGCACTCATCGCCGACATTACTTCGCGCCTCGATGCACTGCTCCGGCCGTCGTTGCGTTACGTGCTCAATGCCACCGGCGTTATCCTGCACACGGGTCTGGGGCGCGCCCCGCTGAGTGACGATGCCGCGGAGGCGGCGCACTCTGCCGCGAAGTGCTGCAATCTGGAGCTCGATCTCGTGAAAGGGGATCGTGGAGACCGGCAGCTTCATGTCGAACGGCTACTTTGTGTGCTGACCGGTGCGGAAGCGGCGCTCGTCGTCAACAACAACGCGGCCGCGCTCTACCTGACGCTGAACACGCTGGCCCACCGCCGCGAAGTCATCGTCTCCCGCGGCCAGCTCATTGAAATCGGCGGCAGCTTCCGTTTGCCGGATATCATGTCGCGCGCCGGAGTGGTGTTGCGTGAAGTCGGCACCACGAATCGCACTCGCGCGGCGGACTTCTCCGCGGCGATTACGCCAAAAACCGCGCTGTTGCTGCGCGCCTATCCGTCTAACTTTCGTATTGACGGATTCTCAGAATCGGTCGGCGTCGCGGAACTCGCCGCGCTCGCTCGCGAACGCTCGCTGCCGGTCATTGATGATCTTGGAGGGGGTCTGCTTTGGGACTGGACGGCGACTGGCCTTCCCTATGAGCCGAATGTTCGGGAAAGCCTGACTTCGGGCGCCGATCTCGTACTCGTTTCCGGCGATAAAGTCCTCGGCGGTCCCCAAGCGGGGATCATTCTCGGCCGTCGCGATCTCGTGACGAAGCTGAAGCAGGCGCCCTTGGCACGGGTTGTGCGCGCCGACAAGCTGGCGATTGCCGCGCTCGCCGAGACCTTGCGCGCCTATCTCGATCCCCGTGGGCCGATCGCAACATTGCCCGTGTGGCAAATGCTGACGGTGGACATCGCCTCGCTGCGCCGCCGCGCCGCCGCCGTCATCGTGGCTCTGCGCCCGCTGGTGGAGTGGAAAGTCCTCGAAGTCGTGGAGAGCAAGTCCGAGACGGGTTCGGGAACGCTGCCCGCCGTTTCCATTCCGAGCATCGCGGTCCGTTGCCTACCGGAGTCCATGACCGCCTCGAAGTTCGCCCGCGCGTTGCGCGAACGCGACATGCCTGTCGTCGGAACTTTACAACGCGATGCCGTCTGGCTGGATCTGCGGACGATCCCGCCGTCTGATGATGTCCTGCTGTTGGAGTCCGTACGGATCGCGCTGAAACGGGAGTGTTTTCGTGACTAA
- a CDS encoding nodulation protein NfeD — protein MTKLLLVLVCLSGTCGISLAAHVEWLVIDGAIGPVAHKMVGEAIERAERTNAEVLVIEMDTPGGLLSTTRLICKEMLAARTPVVVYVSPSGARAGSAGVFLTLAAHIAVMAPGTNIGAAHPVGLGGIGGGQDSGSVMKDKITNDAAAFARTLAQQHGRNVDWAERAVRESISATEQEALAEGVIDFIAPSRDSLLAGLENRVVKTESGEHTLHTAGAEIRATEKSLRLQILDFIADPNIAYILLLLGVYGLFFELYNPGSVFPGVVGGLSLILALFSLQLLPFSWAGLLLIGLGILLFALEVKIASYGMLSIGGIIALVLGSFMLFDPIEGGMRVGFELIIPAAIITALFFAFVVGMGLRAQRRKVVSGSESLVGEIGILAKVGDHMKLQVHGELWNVDPATNLPVGTRARIAAVHGMSLTVTAAD, from the coding sequence GTGACTAAATTGCTGCTGGTGTTGGTCTGCTTGTCCGGCACCTGCGGAATATCGCTCGCCGCGCACGTCGAATGGCTGGTCATTGACGGCGCCATCGGACCGGTCGCGCACAAGATGGTCGGTGAGGCCATCGAGCGCGCCGAGCGGACGAACGCCGAAGTACTGGTCATCGAAATGGACACACCCGGCGGCCTGCTGAGTACGACGCGTCTCATTTGCAAGGAGATGCTCGCGGCCCGTACCCCCGTGGTCGTGTATGTCTCGCCCTCCGGGGCCCGTGCCGGCTCCGCGGGCGTCTTCCTGACGCTGGCGGCTCACATCGCCGTGATGGCGCCCGGCACGAACATCGGCGCCGCCCATCCGGTCGGTCTCGGCGGGATCGGCGGCGGTCAGGATTCCGGCAGCGTCATGAAGGACAAGATTACCAACGACGCCGCCGCCTTCGCCCGCACACTGGCTCAACAGCACGGACGCAATGTGGACTGGGCTGAACGCGCCGTCCGCGAGAGCATCTCCGCCACAGAGCAAGAGGCGCTGGCCGAGGGCGTGATCGATTTCATCGCGCCGAGCCGTGATTCCCTGCTCGCCGGACTCGAAAATCGCGTCGTCAAAACCGAGTCGGGCGAACACACCCTGCACACGGCAGGTGCGGAAATCCGCGCGACCGAGAAGTCGCTCCGGCTGCAGATTCTCGATTTCATCGCGGACCCGAACATCGCCTATATCCTGTTGTTGCTCGGCGTGTACGGCCTGTTCTTTGAGCTTTACAATCCCGGCTCCGTGTTCCCCGGCGTCGTCGGTGGCCTGTCCCTGATCCTCGCCCTGTTCAGCTTGCAGTTGCTGCCCTTCAGCTGGGCCGGGCTGCTGCTGATTGGTCTGGGCATCCTGCTCTTCGCGCTCGAGGTGAAAATCGCCAGCTACGGCATGTTGAGCATCGGCGGCATCATTGCGCTCGTCCTCGGTTCGTTCATGTTATTTGATCCGATTGAGGGAGGGATGCGTGTGGGCTTCGAATTGATTATCCCCGCGGCCATCATCACCGCGTTGTTTTTCGCCTTCGTGGTCGGCATGGGCTTACGTGCTCAACGCCGCAAGGTCGTCAGCGGCAGCGAAAGTCTGGTTGGCGAGATCGGCATTCTGGCGAAGGTCGGCGATCACATGAAACTTCAGGTGCACGGCGAGTTGTGGAACGTCGATCCAGCGACGAACCTCCCCGTCGGCACCCGCGCCCGCATTGCCGCGGTGCATGGGATGAGTCTGACGGTCACCGCCGCGGACTAA
- a CDS encoding slipin family protein, with translation MLPVLAFLLVFIIFIFTTAVRILNEYERGVIFRLGRFIGVKGPGLILLIPLVDRMVKVSLRTVVFDVPPQDVITRDNVSLQVNAVVYFRVLTPDRAIIEVENFMFATSQLSQTTLRSVLGQVELDELLSHREKINDQLQSIIDSQTEPWGIKVSMVEIKHVDLPQEMKRAMAKQAEAERERRAKVISAEGERQAAGVLSEAAGVMEQHPMSIQLRYLQTLIEVASENNSTTIFPLPIDLITPFLRKAVDGSGGSNKTT, from the coding sequence ATGTTACCCGTTCTGGCATTCCTGCTCGTCTTCATCATCTTCATCTTTACGACCGCCGTTCGCATTCTGAACGAATACGAGCGCGGCGTGATCTTCCGGCTCGGTCGTTTCATCGGCGTCAAAGGGCCCGGTCTGATTCTGTTGATCCCGCTCGTGGATCGCATGGTGAAGGTCAGTCTCCGCACCGTGGTGTTTGATGTGCCGCCGCAGGACGTGATCACGCGCGATAACGTGTCGTTGCAGGTCAATGCCGTCGTTTACTTCCGCGTCCTCACGCCGGACCGCGCCATCATCGAAGTTGAGAATTTCATGTTCGCGACGAGTCAGCTTTCACAAACGACCCTGCGCAGCGTGTTGGGCCAGGTCGAATTGGACGAGCTGCTCTCCCATCGCGAGAAGATCAACGATCAGCTGCAATCGATCATCGACAGTCAGACGGAACCATGGGGCATCAAGGTGTCCATGGTTGAAATCAAGCACGTCGATCTCCCGCAAGAGATGAAGCGCGCGATGGCGAAGCAGGCCGAGGCCGAGCGCGAGCGCCGCGCCAAAGTCATCTCCGCCGAAGGCGAACGCCAGGCCGCCGGAGTGCTTTCCGAAGCCGCGGGTGTCATGGAACAACATCCGATGTCCATTCAGCTCCGCTACTTGCAGACGCTGATCGAGGTGGCGTCGGAAAACAACTCCACGACGATCTTCCCGCTGCCGATTGACCTCATTACTCCGTTCCTGCGTAAGGCGGTGGACGGTTCCGGCGGAAGTAACAAGACCACATGA
- a CDS encoding PEGA domain-containing protein codes for MTTPTRRRRGYGSGGRGPGMAVGILWALGKVFLPLIAIAGIAYLVLHYRSGNTGSLRVTTSVPGAEVLIGGMQTGMLSDTTVLLVPTGRKIVTVRKANYISDPEFASVRIGDDSLTSVRFVLRPASQVLRTDSIPPLRSVRQEIFSTGEPVLAVPPAPRVRPLVNFERRSAPPREPVSQEPLAPAHEPDSAPPESAPPAEDQWTSDTFSEETTSLVGTEITVSSNPEGARIFVNGAPTPRTTPYTFRGLDRGIYVFRVESDAALAEPDSITVALSLDDQHELASFNVLPDLTIPKPTLVVSTAPLAAGISVNGKNAGVGGVTQELAYGVYQIEFAEVPGYLRPEAMTVELTRDQPRVELRGDYQKLIGNSYLALLPGEEFEKFDPTLLRVYVDNELVLDGPDSTFDVSLVGKIAAGNRLIRVQYGELTNDIHVELQDGQVSEIVFRIESFFSKRSLRLRERNTVALEKWQEKSRRLTVLNLG; via the coding sequence ATGACGACACCAACTCGCAGACGACGTGGATACGGTTCGGGTGGCCGCGGTCCCGGCATGGCCGTGGGGATCCTCTGGGCGCTTGGCAAAGTGTTCCTTCCCCTGATCGCGATTGCGGGCATCGCCTATCTCGTGCTCCACTATCGGTCCGGCAACACCGGATCGCTGCGAGTGACCACCTCGGTCCCGGGGGCCGAAGTTCTGATCGGCGGGATGCAGACCGGGATGTTGTCGGATACGACCGTCTTGCTCGTGCCCACCGGCCGGAAGATTGTCACGGTGCGCAAGGCCAATTACATTTCGGACCCGGAATTTGCCTCGGTGAGAATCGGCGATGATTCTCTGACAAGCGTTCGCTTTGTTCTCCGCCCGGCCTCGCAGGTCCTCAGAACCGACTCGATTCCCCCGTTGCGCTCCGTGCGCCAGGAGATCTTCAGCACTGGCGAACCGGTGCTGGCGGTGCCGCCGGCTCCCCGCGTTCGTCCGCTGGTGAATTTTGAGCGCCGCTCGGCGCCGCCGCGCGAGCCGGTATCACAAGAACCGCTCGCGCCCGCGCACGAACCGGATTCGGCGCCGCCGGAGTCCGCTCCGCCTGCCGAAGACCAATGGACATCGGACACGTTCTCCGAAGAAACGACTTCGTTGGTCGGAACGGAGATCACGGTTTCGTCCAACCCCGAAGGCGCGCGCATCTTCGTCAACGGCGCCCCGACGCCGCGCACCACACCCTATACGTTTCGCGGCCTCGATCGCGGAATCTACGTGTTTCGCGTAGAGTCCGACGCCGCACTGGCCGAACCCGACAGCATCACCGTCGCGCTGTCCCTCGATGATCAACATGAACTCGCGTCCTTTAACGTACTCCCGGACCTCACGATTCCCAAGCCGACTCTCGTCGTATCTACGGCGCCGCTTGCGGCCGGGATTTCGGTGAACGGTAAGAACGCGGGAGTCGGCGGGGTCACGCAGGAACTCGCATACGGTGTCTATCAAATCGAGTTCGCCGAGGTCCCGGGTTATCTTCGGCCCGAGGCGATGACCGTCGAGCTCACTCGTGACCAACCGCGCGTTGAGCTGCGGGGCGACTATCAGAAGCTGATTGGCAATTCCTATCTCGCACTGTTGCCCGGCGAGGAGTTCGAGAAGTTCGATCCGACGCTGCTGCGCGTGTACGTCGATAACGAGCTCGTCCTCGACGGTCCCGACAGCACGTTTGATGTTTCCCTCGTTGGCAAGATCGCGGCGGGCAACCGCCTGATCCGCGTGCAATACGGCGAACTCACGAACGACATCCACGTCGAACTGCAGGACGGGCAGGTCTCCGAAATCGTCTTCCGCATCGAGAGTTTCTTCAGTAAACGCTCGCTCCGCCTGCGTGAGCGCAACACGGTGGCGCTTGAGAAGTGGCAGGAAAAGTCCCGTCGCCTCACCGTACTGAACCTCGGCTAA